A single window of Bradyrhizobium daqingense DNA harbors:
- a CDS encoding O-acetyl-ADP-ribose deacetylase, with amino-acid sequence MTVVTRQVEGAELEVIIADITTLGVDTIVNAANTSLLGGGGVDGAIHRAAGPELVAECRMLHGCKTGDAKITGGYRLKAAHVIHTVGPVWKDGTLSEDDLLASCYRRSMELCGKHELTSVAFPAISTGVYRFPADRAADIAVRTVIEGLSVAPSVARVIFCCFSEPSAKLHAEALARHGSPCA; translated from the coding sequence GTGACCGTGGTGACGCGCCAGGTTGAAGGCGCCGAGCTCGAGGTCATCATTGCCGACATCACCACACTCGGCGTTGACACCATCGTCAACGCCGCCAACACGTCGCTCCTTGGCGGGGGCGGCGTGGACGGCGCGATCCACCGGGCCGCCGGGCCTGAACTCGTCGCGGAATGCCGCATGCTGCACGGCTGCAAGACCGGCGACGCCAAGATCACCGGGGGTTATCGGCTCAAGGCCGCGCATGTGATCCATACCGTCGGGCCGGTCTGGAAGGACGGCACGCTCAGCGAGGACGATCTGCTCGCCTCCTGCTATCGCCGCTCCATGGAGCTGTGCGGAAAGCACGAGCTGACCTCGGTGGCATTTCCGGCAATCTCGACCGGCGTTTACCGCTTCCCTGCCGACCGAGCGGCCGATATCGCCGTGCGGACGGTGATTGAGGGGCTCTCTGTCGCTCCCTCCGTTGCTCGCGTGATATTCTGCTGCTTCTCCGAGCCGAGCGCCAAGCTTCATGCCGAGGCGCTCGCGCGACACGGCAGCCCTTGTGCCTGA
- the grxD gene encoding Grx4 family monothiol glutaredoxin translates to MSIQEFIANEVKSNDVVLFMKGTPQFPQCGFSGQVVQILDHIGVGYKGLNVLESAELRNGIKEYSNWPTIPQLYVKGEFVGGCDIVREMFQAGELQQLFTEKGVVVAA, encoded by the coding sequence ATGAGCATCCAGGAATTCATCGCCAACGAAGTGAAGTCGAACGACGTGGTTCTGTTCATGAAGGGCACGCCGCAATTTCCGCAGTGCGGTTTCTCCGGCCAGGTCGTCCAGATCCTCGACCACATCGGCGTCGGCTATAAGGGGCTCAACGTCCTCGAATCCGCCGAGCTGCGCAACGGCATCAAGGAATATTCGAACTGGCCGACCATTCCGCAGCTCTATGTGAAGGGCGAGTTCGTCGGTGGCTGCGACATCGTCCGCGAGATGTTCCAGGCCGGGGAATTGCAGCAGCTGTTCACCGAGAAGGGCGTCGTCGTCGCGGCTTGA
- the egtB gene encoding ergothioneine biosynthesis protein EgtB, with amino-acid sequence MEPGNANNVLLSCLEKNVTKPASATAAPHSSLSSHPGDLAWRLEDAFLNVRNETERRAAPLSPEDQQIQSMPDASPAKWHRAHTTWFWEQFLLGEHCPDYRPFHPDFAFLFNSYYVSAGPRHARNHRGDITRPSADEVGAYRKYIDAAVVKFFRESDAAKLREIAPLVEVGLNHEQQHQELMFTDILHAFAQNPVYPAYEPEWRFPVATRGGDDWLTLNEGIHTVGHVDDSFHFDNEKPAHRALVGPVKLARHLVTNAEWLAFMQDGGYRTATLWLMDGFAAASKEDWQAPGYWREVDGAWHVMTLAGLKPVDPNAPVCHVSYYEADAYARWAGKHLPTEMEWEVAARANQLNDAFGIVWQWTRSSYSPYPGYRAVEGALGEYNGKFMINQLVLRGSSLATPEGHSRITYRNFFYPHHRWQFTGLRLADYE; translated from the coding sequence TTGGAACCGGGGAACGCCAACAACGTTCTCTTGTCCTGTCTGGAGAAAAACGTGACGAAACCAGCCTCCGCTACGGCCGCCCCTCATTCGTCACTTTCCTCCCACCCGGGCGACCTCGCCTGGCGGCTGGAAGACGCGTTTCTCAACGTTCGCAATGAGACTGAGCGCCGAGCGGCGCCACTGTCGCCGGAGGACCAGCAGATTCAGTCGATGCCCGATGCGAGCCCGGCGAAATGGCATCGGGCGCATACCACCTGGTTCTGGGAGCAATTCCTGCTCGGCGAGCACTGTCCCGACTACCGGCCCTTCCACCCCGATTTCGCGTTCCTGTTCAATTCCTATTACGTCAGCGCCGGCCCGCGTCATGCCCGCAACCATCGCGGTGACATCACCCGGCCCAGCGCGGACGAAGTCGGCGCCTATCGCAAATATATCGATGCCGCCGTCGTCAAATTCTTCCGCGAGTCTGACGCGGCTAAGCTGCGCGAGATCGCGCCGCTGGTCGAGGTCGGGCTCAACCACGAGCAGCAGCATCAGGAGCTGATGTTCACGGACATCCTGCACGCCTTCGCGCAGAATCCGGTCTACCCGGCCTATGAGCCCGAATGGCGCTTCCCGGTCGCAACGCGCGGCGGCGATGACTGGTTGACACTCAACGAAGGCATTCACACCGTCGGCCACGTCGATGACAGCTTCCATTTCGACAATGAGAAGCCTGCCCATCGCGCACTGGTCGGCCCGGTCAAGCTCGCACGGCACCTCGTCACCAACGCCGAATGGCTCGCCTTCATGCAGGATGGCGGCTACCGGACCGCAACGCTGTGGCTGATGGACGGCTTTGCCGCGGCCAGCAAGGAAGACTGGCAGGCCCCGGGCTATTGGCGCGAGGTTGATGGCGCATGGCATGTGATGACGCTGGCCGGCCTCAAGCCGGTCGATCCGAACGCGCCGGTCTGCCACGTCAGCTATTACGAGGCGGATGCGTATGCCCGCTGGGCCGGCAAACACCTGCCGACCGAGATGGAATGGGAGGTCGCCGCGCGCGCGAACCAGCTCAATGACGCGTTCGGCATCGTCTGGCAATGGACGCGATCTTCGTACTCCCCCTACCCCGGCTATCGCGCCGTCGAGGGCGCGCTCGGCGAATACAACGGCAAGTTCATGATCAATCAATTGGTGCTGCGCGGCTCCTCGCTTGCAACCCCGGAAGGGCACAGCCGTATCACCTATCGCAACTTCTTCTATCCGCACCACCGCTGGCAGTTCACGGGGCTGCGGCTCGCCGACTACGAGTAA
- the egtD gene encoding L-histidine N(alpha)-methyltransferase yields the protein MNVHASALAEAHLPDEQTTAFAREAIADLSQQPKKLSPKFFYDAAGSELFEAITKLPEYYPTRTELAILRERGGEIAQIIPEHAALVEFGAGATTKVRLLLGHCRFAAYVPVDISGDFLKAQANGLKRDFPSLGIYPVAADFTTPFELPRQVASMPKVGFFPGSTIGNFEPQEAQAFLKSARKILGSGAQMIIGADLEKDEKVLHDAYNDAAGVTARFNLNVLVRINRELGGNFDLSAFTHRAIYNRERHRIEMHLISKKSQTVRLLGTSFSFRPGESIHTENSYKYSIERFAALAQGAGWRARESWTDAAGMFSVHALEVAQ from the coding sequence ATGAATGTGCACGCCAGCGCTTTGGCCGAAGCCCATCTCCCCGACGAGCAGACCACCGCTTTCGCCCGCGAGGCCATCGCGGACCTCTCGCAGCAGCCGAAAAAGCTGTCGCCGAAATTTTTCTACGATGCGGCCGGGTCGGAGCTGTTCGAGGCGATCACGAAGCTGCCGGAATATTATCCGACGCGTACCGAGCTTGCGATCCTGAGAGAGCGCGGCGGCGAGATCGCGCAGATCATCCCTGAGCATGCGGCGCTGGTCGAGTTCGGCGCCGGCGCCACCACGAAAGTCCGCCTGCTGCTCGGCCACTGTAGATTCGCGGCCTATGTCCCCGTCGACATCTCCGGCGATTTCCTGAAGGCACAGGCGAACGGCCTGAAGCGGGATTTCCCCTCGCTCGGCATTTATCCCGTCGCGGCCGACTTCACGACGCCGTTCGAGCTGCCGAGGCAAGTCGCATCCATGCCCAAGGTCGGCTTCTTCCCGGGCTCGACCATCGGCAATTTCGAGCCGCAGGAAGCGCAAGCCTTCCTGAAGAGCGCCCGCAAGATCCTCGGTAGCGGAGCGCAGATGATCATTGGCGCCGATCTCGAGAAGGACGAGAAAGTGCTGCACGACGCCTATAACGATGCCGCCGGCGTCACCGCGCGCTTCAACCTCAATGTGCTGGTGCGCATCAACCGCGAGCTCGGCGGCAATTTCGACCTCTCCGCCTTCACCCATCGCGCGATCTACAATCGCGAGCGGCACCGTATCGAGATGCACCTGATCAGCAAGAAGAGCCAGACCGTGCGCCTGCTCGGCACCAGCTTCTCGTTCCGCCCGGGCGAGAGCATCCACACCGAGAACAGCTACAAATACAGCATCGAACGGTTTGCGGCGCTGGCGCAGGGCGCAGGCTGGCGCGCGCGCGAGAGCTGGACGGATGCAGCCGGGATGTTCTCGGTGCACGCGCTGGAGGTGGCGCAGTAA
- a CDS encoding low temperature requirement protein A, giving the protein MAAENPRGAMFRVITPNQHSRVTNVELFFDLVFVFAVTQVSHTLLHHFTPLGTVHVAVLFLAVWWVWVFTAWVTNWLNPELTPIRILLFAMMLGGLVLSTTIPTAFEGRGLWFAIAYATLQVGRTAFWMFATPHHRTAVRHNAIRILAWFSVSAVLWIAGGLSQGETRLWLWIAAVIWEYIAPAARFWVPKLGFSSVEAWAVEGAHMAERCSLFVIIALGEAIIVNGATFAELEWTASNILAFISALVGAIAMWWIYFHRGAEAGSERISRSAESGRLARLAYTYLHTPIVAGIILTAVSDELVLKHPAGHSDMRTIVSTIGGPLIFLVGTILFKHAIRGFLQLSHGVGIVLLLALSWFASDLSPLWLSVATTMIMIVVAVWESVSLGAAPEEAKGH; this is encoded by the coding sequence ATGGCTGCGGAGAATCCTCGCGGCGCGATGTTTCGCGTCATCACGCCGAACCAGCACAGCCGCGTCACCAATGTCGAGCTGTTCTTCGACCTCGTCTTCGTCTTCGCCGTCACGCAGGTCTCACACACGCTGCTGCACCATTTCACGCCGCTCGGAACGGTGCATGTCGCCGTGCTGTTTCTCGCGGTGTGGTGGGTGTGGGTCTTCACCGCCTGGGTCACCAACTGGCTCAATCCCGAGCTGACACCGATCCGCATCCTGCTTTTTGCGATGATGCTAGGCGGCCTCGTGCTGTCGACGACGATCCCGACCGCCTTCGAGGGGCGGGGCCTGTGGTTCGCGATCGCCTACGCGACCCTGCAGGTCGGACGTACCGCGTTCTGGATGTTTGCAACCCCGCATCACCGGACTGCGGTGCGGCACAACGCGATCCGCATTCTGGCCTGGTTCTCCGTCTCGGCGGTGTTGTGGATCGCCGGCGGCTTGTCCCAGGGAGAGACGCGGCTCTGGCTGTGGATCGCGGCTGTGATTTGGGAGTACATCGCCCCCGCGGCACGGTTCTGGGTGCCGAAGCTGGGCTTCTCGTCGGTCGAGGCCTGGGCCGTCGAAGGCGCGCACATGGCCGAGCGCTGCTCTCTCTTCGTCATCATCGCGCTCGGCGAAGCCATCATCGTCAATGGCGCAACATTCGCTGAGCTGGAATGGACCGCAAGCAATATCCTCGCTTTCATCTCGGCGCTGGTCGGCGCCATCGCGATGTGGTGGATCTATTTTCACAGGGGTGCCGAGGCCGGCTCCGAGCGTATCTCGAGATCGGCCGAATCCGGCCGCCTGGCGCGGCTCGCCTACACCTATCTGCATACGCCGATCGTCGCCGGCATCATCCTGACCGCAGTCTCGGACGAGCTGGTGCTGAAGCATCCGGCCGGACACTCGGACATGCGCACGATCGTGAGCACGATCGGCGGCCCCTTGATTTTTCTGGTCGGCACAATCCTGTTCAAGCACGCGATCCGCGGCTTCCTCCAGCTCTCGCACGGCGTCGGCATCGTGCTGCTGCTGGCGCTGAGCTGGTTCGCCTCGGACCTGTCGCCGCTCTGGCTCTCGGTCGCGACCACGATGATCATGATCGTGGTGGCGGTGTGGGAATCGGTGTCGCTGGGGGCGGCGCCGGAGGAAGCGAAGGGGCATTGA
- a CDS encoding BolA/IbaG family iron-sulfur metabolism protein: MPMDAHDIEAMIKAAIPDAEVTIRDLAGDGDHYAATVISESFRGKSRVQQHQIVYQSLQGQMGGVLHALALQTGVPGGPGVPGT, from the coding sequence ATGCCCATGGACGCCCACGATATCGAGGCGATGATCAAGGCAGCAATCCCCGATGCCGAGGTGACCATCCGAGACCTCGCCGGCGATGGCGACCATTATGCCGCGACCGTGATCTCCGAATCCTTCCGCGGCAAGTCCCGCGTCCAGCAGCACCAGATCGTCTACCAGTCCCTGCAGGGACAGATGGGTGGCGTCCTGCATGCGCTGGCGCTGCAAACCGGGGTCCCTGGCGGACCCGGGGTGCCCGGCACCTGA